The Vitis vinifera cultivar Pinot Noir 40024 chromosome 7, ASM3070453v1 genomic interval caaaatttgaattagaTAAACATGACTAGTTTGAATATCGGGAGCAATGGTCTGAGTACTTCTTTATGAGGGAGGTAGTCAGAATGAAAAGGGTGGTAGTAGATCCTAAATCTTAGTGGGCTCGGATCCTCATTATTAGGCACCACATGTAAGATTGGTCCATGTCAACTTGAAGGAATAAACGTCTTGGATAGTCACTCTTTCAAAAATGTAAAtgttcaaaatataaataaattatgctATAAAGTATCAAGcaaatggtaaaaaaatttgtccaaacattttcaaaaattcaagcTTCCGCTAGCACAACTTCATATAGAAAAATGTGGACTATGATTGAGAGTCCCAgcaaaatacttttaaaaaagttatgcttgaTCTTCAAATGATGTTTTTCCCAAATATGACTGTAGTTCTTTCAAAATGTACTAACATGTGCCAAGCTTTTATGCAGGATTTATGAGCCCAAACAATATCACTGGCCTATTTAATTTGGGCCTTATAATGGGCCAACAAAAGGCAGCATTCTATAACCTTGTATTTGTCTTGTTGTGGCCCATTAACATTAATTGTGGGTACCCGAGAAATGGGCTTAGGTAGGCCCAGGCAGGTTGTGATCAGGGCTCGGACTGGGGttgaaatttaattcaaagcCAAGGGGCTGATACTAAGCCCATCCACTAATGGCTTCCGATCATTTTACTTAAAAGCATCGTGTTGAGGGCATTATACCCAAGAAATAAAAAGGACATTGAATAAGTTAAAGAATGATGGCAGTAGTAAGAGTAAGCCACTAAGCCATATCGCTGTGATATTGACCTATGGAATATTGTTATCTTGAGGGATGTAACACAATGGCTGCTCCGTCTCATCTAGATACCCACACTATGTTGCCTTTTCATTGGGCTGGTGTCAATATGACAATACATCACAATTGGAAAGGTACAGAAAAAAGGATGAGaattttctttctcattcttaTATAAACTACAACCTTTTAGATACATACAAAATTgacattaaaaatatagatttttatatctctttaaaaatatagattttgaaaattttaaatttgaattagtAACAATTCTTTGATacctcaatttatttttaaaataggaacaGAAAATATTAACCAGCCTCTTCTTGAGTGGGTAGAGGAATTCTTGAGAAGGAATATCAGTTCACCACAAGTGTGGTTCCATTGCTTCCCTTTTATACCACTCATGGGGACTTCAAAAGAAGAACATATCAGCAGCAGTATTGGTTGTCAGGATGGTCTGAGATCATTTCTCTAGAAGGAATTTAGAAGGGCGAGCCAGCCTGAGCCATCCATTGCTGAAATGGCTTGGCCGTGTCCATGCGAGACCTTGCGGTCCAGAGCCTCCCAGGGATTATTAGAGCTTGATCCTGAAACCAAACCCATCAGAGAACTTCTACAAAGACACGCCAATCCATGAGCTCTGGTATGCTAGAGTGAATATTTGCAACAAGAAATGAATACTAATTTTAGGATGACTCACCCTTTAATCCAGTCCATATAATGTCTTTTTTGGGAGCTAGAGGAAATGCATTTGAGGTACACCAATTAGTAGGAATGAGAGGATTAATGTTAGGTTCCAAGGACAAATAATTGATTTACCCATTTAGGTTTAGACATctttatgctatgtttggttccttgAAAATgcgaaagaaagaaaatggaaggaaagaaaaagctaagaaaaggaaaggaatataaattttttcacttatttagttattcatggaaaattcaagaaaaaaaaaaaaaagaattcattttcttttgtttagttAACCAcgaaaaaaaagttaaagaaaaatataaggaaaacaaaatcaacaatttgTCTTAGATGATTatcaatttgttgaataatagaataaattttgtgttcttattttcttaaaatcagTTTTGCAAAACTATTACAACCCACATCCTAACTCAAAACATTGCTCCTTACTCACATGAATTTATGTGAAAATCAATACTTAGATAAACCAAATTCAATAATCTTAAAAATCACACGCAAGCAACcaaattttcaacaaattaaCACTGCATTTATGCTCTTGTATTGCAAATTAACACTGCATTTATATGGACCTCTATACACCTTACTAAAGGAATCATACATCTATTATGCCCTCACTATTGCATTAATCCACAAGATGTCATTAATCCAATCACAAACTACACTAATCCATCtaggaaatttaaaatttagtaaaGTATTTGAGACCATTTCCAATATACCTTCTAATTCTTCTAGTAAAAACAGAAACactatttttaagtaatttaacatctaaaatttttaatcaaaaggATTTCTTTAATAAACAATTTATcataaagttttcaaataaaataaaaatgaaaatttttaaatttttcttcttcaattattatatttatttttttaattaaataaatattttttaaaactaatttggctactcttttttttaaactatacAAAATTACCATTTAAAAAACGTGGGAGTTAATTTACTTTGCTAACTAACTACCAGATAGACGACGCACTAACTGACAGTCAATAAAACAAGAAGTCGTGAGATTAACGACGTCGTTTTGCGAAACGTTGATTAATGAAATAAGTCTTGGAAAACCAGCATCCATAGCAATCTCTGCTGCTACAGATCGACTGTTCCATGTGGCTATCAGATAATGCTTCAACCGGcatagaaaaagagagaaagagacatAGGTCGAGTCCACAGAGGCCAGAGGTCTAGGGTTTGGTGGGAGGAGCAGAAGGACGACAATGGCTGAAATCGGGAAGACGAAGCTCAACTCCGGGTGGCTCGCCGCCAGATCCACCAACATTCAACTCACCAGAACTCAGCTCACCACCACTCATCCTCCCGCTGGCCCCACCTCCCCCTGGATGGACCAAATCCACGCCGCCGCAAAGGAGATCGCCTGCCTGAGGGCCAAGGTGGCGGAGCTGAAGGCCAGGGTGGAGGAGCAAACCAGGGAAGTGGGGAGAGGAAGGAGATGTCCGTGAAGACGATACCAGAGCCCGATAAAATTTTCCCCCacttttcccttctctttctcttattttcctcattattttttaaggaaaatacaaaatagtagaaaaaatatcatgatattgtttttaatattttcctttattttttttttccattatattttccatatcacccaaactaaaaaaaaaatttcacgtGATGGCATTTtccaataaccaaacataaccttaatatttTGGGAAATGGGAGCTACTGGGCAAGGAGAGGGAAAgtgaaaatacaaaagaatgcCAATCAGAGCAGATGATTCCAAGTTCCAACTGCAGCTCCACCTTGTAAGCCTAGAGATTTCCTGCTCTTGTTCTGGCTTGAAAGCTCCTCGTTGGTCCCCCTCTCCCATCCCACCTAATTAAAAAGGACTGAATTTGAGACGAGCTTTCTATAATATTTACACATCAAAATCACATAGAAACAATGAAGTTAAATTGACCCCATGAATGTATGAGCAATACAGTCAAACCCCATCACCACCACCAACTGATGGGTCCTCATGTTGGAAAATGCAGGCCTAAGAAAACACTACCGTCTCTTTTATCCTGTTGTCTTCATACCCACTCTCCCCCCCAACAGTTCACACGAGCAGATGTGGCCCATGATGGTGGCCATTCCGTGTGGGCTTCAATCTTAGGACCACCTTTACGTGGTCAGAAGCTGACTTTCACAAAATCCTTTACGTCTCCAGGAACTGCATTTCACTTCATTTGCCTTTCTTTTTCACTGGTCTAAAAGAGCCAACATACAGATTCACATTTCCTCTTCATCCACAAGAAACACACATCCCTCACACTCCCGCATTGACATACAAGGCCCCCAAAATTTTAAGTGGCCTCATCTGTTTTCCTCTTCAAATTTTTGGGAGACAATAAATCAACCAATGCATCATAGTTTCTGAGCAGCTTGCCTGACCTGAGCATCCATAGGCACGGCACAAAATGACATGGTTAGACTTGAATATGAGCAGGGTCGCAAAGATATCCCACCATCTTTAATATTTAGTGGCAACAGCAGTGGCACAGGCAGCCAGATCAGGAATTGACACCAGGGACATCAGGTGATACGCAGTTATATCAGACTTCACATGACTTCTTTCTCATAACAGATGAGGGAGAGAGAACCTGAACATAGGCACTGGTGAAGAGTGATTGGGCTTTGTAGCAACTGCATTTTAGTACTTGACTTCAGAGAGGTGACTGGGACATGTGCTTAAGATTGAGGGTACATTCCTTCCACACACTGGAGAAGATTTCTGGCCGGGGCTGGATGAAGAATTGTCAGCTGGTTGGGGTTGTAACATAGGAATCGATGGGCCTGCTTTGCTGCTCATTGGAGTTGTTCTCAGGCTGCCGCCAGTGGTGTTGGAGATTGAAGAATTAGTTGGAGACCCCGTAACAAAGGGAGATGGCGCAGAGGTAGATCTGGGACTGCCTCCAAAAGATATTTGGGTCTGGCCTTGTGGTGCTCTTCCTTGTTGCTGGGGAAGGTTTTTAATTGCAGAGTTTGTGGATGGTGCAGGGACTTGAGAAGCTGGGGTTCTTGCCGAGTTCTTCCACAGAGAAGATTGGGCAGAACTCATGCTTTGAACTAGATTTTGTGGAAACACAGAGTGATTATTTGGAAACTTGGTAGTAATAGAAGGGGAAGGCTGGTGGTTGCTACTTGTTGGAACTTTAGTTCGACCACTCCCAATTGCATGTTGCTTTTGAAGCTGAATCAGCTGCTGCTGTTGACTCGGCCCGTTAGCTGCCACAGGACTAGTTGTGGTGCGAGAAGGCCGATTCAGATTGGCAGGAGATGAGACAAAGTTCAGAGTTCTTGTTGAACCATCAAATACAGTGGTTCCCATGAGCGTGGAGATTGATGGATCAGTAGAACCTGGCTTGCAGAAATTAAAGGATTGCCCAACATTTGATGACTTTCCAGGAATAGTTTTTCTTCCATCCTCAGCATTGCTCGAGTCATTTCCAATTTTCCCCTCAGATATCTGGTAATTCTTCTGTTGTGTCATCTGGGCTGCAGGTGCAACCTGGTAACCATGCCGAACCATATCTGGAAGGCTCTGGAAGATTACAGGATTTTGTGCCATGGATGAGAAGTTAATGCCTGAAGCTGTATTGCTTCCATTGAAGGAGGCAAATGACATGGCAAATGCTTGAGATGGGATAAGCTCAACTCCACCTTTCAATCCCTGCTGCTGTGATTGGTGTTGCGGCTGCTTCTCACCTGGATTCCCTCCACCAGCCAAGGTTGCAGACGGCATCAAAGCAAAGTTAACTGGAGGAACTGGAACTGCAAAGTTCTGGCCATAGACATTTTTTTGAATATGAGAAGCTCGGGCATCAACAGCTGATTGGGTATTTTCCCCACACAATTCAACATCACGCTTGCGAGATTGATGGGATGATGGCACATGTTGCTTCTGCAGTTGCTGTGACTGCATAGTTGTTGGGGTAAGAAAACTATTGCCACTAATCTGTGTCCCTCGCAGTTGCTGGGTCTGTGGATGCTTGTTTGATGAGGATGAACCGCTAGATGCACTTGTGTTTTGATTAGCCTGTTGAACCAGAGGTTGAGAATGGGGTTGTTGCTGGTGAAGTTGAGAAGGATGGAACATCTGAGAAGAATAAAAAGTTCCATTAAAGCAGGGCATTGCCTGAGATTGGGTTCCTCCTCTTAGTGGTGGTGGCGCTCCAACATGTGTAGAAATAGGGAATGGATACCCATTATTCTGTAATATTGCCAAGTATGGAGCATCATTTGCAGGCAAATTTGGGTAGTTAAAGCTCACAACTGGTGGCAACGAGGAAGAGTTTACAGGAGCTCCAGCAGCTGAATTACTAGACAATGATGTTTTGGCACTAGAGGTGGCAGATTTTGCAGGTCCAGATGGATTAGAAGTAGCTGCTACCGCTGCTTGATGCTGGCTCAGAGGGATTATGAAGGCAGGGGCATGCCACAACATCAAACGTTGAGAAAAATGAGCTTTCAAAACACTACCAACAGAAGTAACTCAACAATTGAAGACAAAAATGCAATACAGGAGAAGACCGTACCAGCAAATTACCAGGCTGCACAGGTTGTGGGGCTTGGTGAATCACAAGCTGTTTTTTTTGTGCTGCATCCATGAAGTTCGTGGCCTCTGGGCTTTTCTCTTTTCCAGTATGACGTGGAAAAGTACCCTGCCCTTTGCCCTGTTTGGAGTTTAAACTCGCACCTGGAAAGCCTCCTTGCAATGGCTTTCCAAGAATCATGTTTTCAGTGGGAGGCATGAAATTAAGATTGTAGGGCTTGGCCACACCATATAGAGATGCTGAACCAGCAGCCGCCGACCAGAAAGGGTTCATTCTTGTAAGTTGCTGGTGATAGTAAATGTTACGAGCAATGTACTGATGGGTTGCACATCTCTTTGGTCGAGGTATTGAGAGAGGGTAATGTGGAGGCTGCATAATATTGATCATTCagtagcaaattcaaaaagtagtgaaaaaataaaacacctttttggtttgatttggaAAAGAAGCAAGTAATACCTGTACTGCTGTGGAAGATCCACTACTTCCATCCATGGACACAACTGTTTGAAGAGGTGGCATGTATCTGGCAACAAAAAAGACGAATTAACTTCTAAGCTATGAAGCGCTACCCACCAAATAGCTAAATACGACAAGAAGTTGAAACAAAAGGAGGAAAAGGGATCATTACCCCAATGGAGGAAGACCACCTGGCCAGCCAGTTACAGCAATTGGCAAAGTCAATGAACTAGATTGAGCTGAAACAACCAACAATCAAAACTCATCGTTTAACAAGTCAATTGAAAAACATTTCAGAAAcatcaaacaataaaatcaagGTGGAAAGTTGGATTACTGGTTTTATCCTCTTTGGGAATAATAGAAGCTTTAGGTGAAGATTGCTGTTTCTGACCCTGCTGTTGTAGTTTAGTGCTACTGGCATTGCCACTTTCATGCTCCTTATCAAAATCAAGCCTTGGAGATTCATGTTTGTCCCCCATTATCtctgttttcttctcttctatTCTCTCTCCCACTGCTTCCTTCTTCACGGTCTTCTCCACCTTTTCTTCAACCTTCATCACAATTTCCTTCTTCTGcattagaaaataaagaaagactGAGTCAAACCTCATAGCAGTAAAAGGGGAAATTAAAAATGGGGGGCCAAGCATGCTCACCATTTCAACATCCTGAGCCAAAAGGTTGGGATCTGATACCAAACCAGTCAAGCCATCCCTCTCTGGAGATAATGCCATAGGAGGAGGAGCCTGTCCAAAGGGCATTCAGGTTCagaattttgggattaaaaTAACAATGGAAATCTACACAAAGCCTGACAAAAGAAAACCTCACCATCAGATCAATCTTGAACTTCTCCTCCTGACGGCTCTCAACCTCGGAGACAGTTGAAATTCTGATAAATCCCACCAAGAGCAGTAGGAAGAAAACAGGTCAGATATATCAAAAAAAAccaaaggagaaaaataaagaaaaagagagattcCTCAATACGCACCTTTTTTTCTCTGTGGAATCCTCAAGATCAACATCCAATTTCGTGCTGGACACCTTTGGCAAGACTGGCTTCTCCTTAGTCACAATCCCATCTTGGCTTCCTCCAGATTCTTTGGTCAAGGGTTTTAATTCCTCTGGCTTGATTGCTTGCTTCTGTGGCTCCAGTGACATAGATGCTTGAGAGACACCCAAATTGGAAGCCTCAGATGTTTCATCACTAAAACTTGATATTTTCTCCAATTTTGATGAAGAAAATTCCATTTTTGCAGATTGCTCAATATCAACTTTAACTGCAACATCCTGGTCGGAATTAGAAGGATTCTCAGCCTGCAGCTTTTTCCTCTTCTGCGCTGCAGGTgccaaagaaggaaaagaaaaccaaaaacgAAAGAAACCACTCAGATTCATAGGAAAAGAACATGACTTGCAATTTGAACCAAAATCTGAATGTACATACCAACACCAAGCACAGGTTTGGATGACGGGCTAATGGTCTGAGGCAAAGTTGAGCTCTGTGGGGACTTCTGCGTAGGAATTGCCATTGGTGAAGAAACTGACGGTTTAATATCATGAACCACACCATTTGAATCTTTTGAATCAACCTTCTGAGACACGCTTGAATTGGTTTCTTGATTTTTGGAGCACTGGGATTGTTTCTTAAGCCCAAACAAAACCTCAGCAACTTCAAGCTCATCCATCTCATCATGAGCTGATGCGGAAGAAGATTTG includes:
- the LOC100252941 gene encoding protein TIME FOR COFFEE isoform X4; this encodes MERNREARRTTMAATNGLSRRRQRSSSLRDTPEDGQVDLPEAVRLRERGNKRERDRDFSNRKKRRRGEGFVQSGNEEGEESSEESVEDEEEYEEDDRAAWVIPPLTASSSLTSSHNNRRSFPPAAKVGRQTTAWKVTEEMIGVPVPRKARSGGGGVEEQNHRHLSTSPAGRSIDALSPSASSPSVRKKMKPTGPKNRPPKVSKSSSASAHDEMDELEVAEVLFGLKKQSQCSKNQETNSSVSQKVDSKDSNGVVHDIKPSVSSPMAIPTQKSPQSSTLPQTISPSSKPVLGVAQKRKKLQAENPSNSDQDVAVKVDIEQSAKMEFSSSKLEKISSFSDETSEASNLGVSQASMSLEPQKQAIKPEELKPLTKESGGSQDGIVTKEKPVLPKVSSTKLDVDLEDSTEKKRISTVSEVESRQEEKFKIDLMAPPPMALSPERDGLTGLVSDPNLLAQDVEMKKEIVMKVEEKVEKTVKKEAVGERIEEKKTEIMGDKHESPRLDFDKEHESGNASSTKLQQQGQKQQSSPKASIIPKEDKTTQSSSLTLPIAVTGWPGGLPPLGYMPPLQTVVSMDGSSGSSTAVQPPHYPLSIPRPKRCATHQYIARNIYYHQQLTRMNPFWSAAAGSASLYGVAKPYNLNFMPPTENMILGKPLQGGFPGASLNSKQGKGQGTFPRHTGKEKSPEATNFMDAAQKKQLVIHQAPQPVQPGNLLHQAAVAATSNPSGPAKSATSSAKTSLSSNSAAGAPVNSSSLPPVVSFNYPNLPANDAPYLAILQNNGYPFPISTHVGAPPPLRGGTQSQAMPCFNGTFYSSQMFHPSQLHQQQPHSQPLVQQANQNTSASSGSSSSNKHPQTQQLRGTQISGNSFLTPTTMQSQQLQKQHVPSSHQSRKRDVELCGENTQSAVDARASHIQKNVYGQNFAVPVPPVNFALMPSATLAGGGNPGEKQPQHQSQQQGLKGGVELIPSQAFAMSFASFNGSNTASGINFSSMAQNPVIFQSLPDMVRHGYQVAPAAQMTQQKNYQISEGKIGNDSSNAEDGRKTIPGKSSNVGQSFNFCKPGSTDPSISTLMGTTVFDGSTRTLNFVSSPANLNRPSRTTTSPVAANGPSQQQQLIQLQKQHAIGSGRTKVPTSSNHQPSPSITTKFPNNHSVFPQNLVQSMSSAQSSLWKNSARTPASQVPAPSTNSAIKNLPQQQGRAPQGQTQISFGGSPRSTSAPSPFVTGSPTNSSISNTTGGSLRTTPMSSKAGPSIPMLQPQPADNSSSSPGQKSSPVCGRNVPSILSTCPSHLSEVKY
- the LOC100252941 gene encoding protein TIME FOR COFFEE isoform X2, coding for MERNREARRTTMAATNGLSRRRQRSSSLRDTPEDGQVDLPEAVRLRERGNKRERDRDFSNRKKRRRGEGFVQSGNEEGEESSEESVEDEEEYEEDDRAAWVIPPLTASSSLTSSHNNRRSFPPAAKVGRQTTAWKVTEEMIGVPVPRKARSASKKRSHHEYWISGGGGVEEQNHRHLSTSPAGRSIDALSPSASSPSVRKKMKPTGPKNRPPKVSKSSSASAHDEMDELEVAEVLFGLKKQSQCSKNQETNSSVSQKVDSKDSNGVVHDIKPSVSSPMAIPTQKSPQSSTLPQTISPSSKPVLGVAQKRKKLQAENPSNSDQDVAVKVDIEQSAKMEFSSSKLEKISSFSDETSEASNLGVSQASMSLEPQKQAIKPEELKPLTKESGGSQDGIVTKEKPVLPKVSSTKLDVDLEDSTEKKRISTVSEVESRQEEKFKIDLMAPPPMALSPERDGLTGLVSDPNLLAQDVEMKKEIVMKVEEKVEKTVKKEAVGERIEEKKTEIMGDKHESPRLDFDKEHESGNASSTKLQQQGQKQQSSPKASIIPKEDKTTQSSSLTLPIAVTGWPGGLPPLGYMPPLQTVVSMDGSSGSSTAVQPPHYPLSIPRPKRCATHQYIARNIYYHQQLTRMNPFWSAAAGSASLYGVAKPYNLNFMPPTENMILGKPLQGGFPGASLNSKQGKGQGTFPRHTGKEKSPEATNFMDAAQKKQLVIHQAPQPVQPGNLLHQAAVAATSNPSGPAKSATSSAKTSLSSNSAAGAPVNSSSLPPVVSFNYPNLPANDAPYLAILQNNGYPFPISTHVGAPPPLRGGTQSQAMPCFNGTFYSSQMFHPSQLHQQQPHSQPLVQQANQNTSASSGSSSSNKHPQTQQLRGTQISGNSFLTPTTMQSQQLQKQHVPSSHQSRKRDVELCGENTQSAVDARASHIQKNVYGQNFAVPVPPVNFALMPSATLAGGGNPGEKQPQHQSQQQGLKGGVELIPSQAFAMSFASFNGSNTASGINFSSMAQNPVIFQSLPDMVRHGYQVAPAAQMTQQKNYQISEGKIGNDSSNAEDGRKTIPGKSSNVGQSFNFCKPGSTDPSISTLMGTTVFDGSTRTLNFVSSPANLNRPSRTTTSPVAANGPSQQQQLIQLQKQHAIGSGRTKVPTSSNHQPSPSITTKFPNNHSVFPQNLVQSMSSAQSSLWKNSARTPASQVPAPSTNSAIKNLPQQQGRAPQGQTQISFGGSPRSTSAPSPFVTGSPTNSSISNTTGGSLRTTPMSSKAGPSIPMLQPQPADNSSSSPGQKSSPVCGRNVPSILSTCPSHLSEVKY
- the LOC100252941 gene encoding protein TIME FOR COFFEE isoform X3, whose protein sequence is MERNREARRTTMAATNGLSRRRQRSSSLRDTPEEDGQVDLPEAVRLRERGNKRERDRDFSNRKKRRRGEGFVQSGNEEGEESSEESVEDEEEYEEDDRAAWVIPPLTASSSLTSSHNNRRSFPPAAKVGRQTTAWKVTEEMIGVPVPRKARSGGGGVEEQNHRHLSTSPAGRSIDALSPSASSPSVRKKMKPTGPKNRPPKVSKSSSASAHDEMDELEVAEVLFGLKKQSQCSKNQETNSSVSQKVDSKDSNGVVHDIKPSVSSPMAIPTQKSPQSSTLPQTISPSSKPVLGVAQKRKKLQAENPSNSDQDVAVKVDIEQSAKMEFSSSKLEKISSFSDETSEASNLGVSQASMSLEPQKQAIKPEELKPLTKESGGSQDGIVTKEKPVLPKVSSTKLDVDLEDSTEKKRISTVSEVESRQEEKFKIDLMAPPPMALSPERDGLTGLVSDPNLLAQDVEMKKEIVMKVEEKVEKTVKKEAVGERIEEKKTEIMGDKHESPRLDFDKEHESGNASSTKLQQQGQKQQSSPKASIIPKEDKTTQSSSLTLPIAVTGWPGGLPPLGYMPPLQTVVSMDGSSGSSTAVQPPHYPLSIPRPKRCATHQYIARNIYYHQQLTRMNPFWSAAAGSASLYGVAKPYNLNFMPPTENMILGKPLQGGFPGASLNSKQGKGQGTFPRHTGKEKSPEATNFMDAAQKKQLVIHQAPQPVQPGNLLHQAAVAATSNPSGPAKSATSSAKTSLSSNSAAGAPVNSSSLPPVVSFNYPNLPANDAPYLAILQNNGYPFPISTHVGAPPPLRGGTQSQAMPCFNGTFYSSQMFHPSQLHQQQPHSQPLVQQANQNTSASSGSSSSNKHPQTQQLRGTQISGNSFLTPTTMQSQQLQKQHVPSSHQSRKRDVELCGENTQSAVDARASHIQKNVYGQNFAVPVPPVNFALMPSATLAGGGNPGEKQPQHQSQQQGLKGGVELIPSQAFAMSFASFNGSNTASGINFSSMAQNPVIFQSLPDMVRHGYQVAPAAQMTQQKNYQISEGKIGNDSSNAEDGRKTIPGKSSNVGQSFNFCKPGSTDPSISTLMGTTVFDGSTRTLNFVSSPANLNRPSRTTTSPVAANGPSQQQQLIQLQKQHAIGSGRTKVPTSSNHQPSPSITTKFPNNHSVFPQNLVQSMSSAQSSLWKNSARTPASQVPAPSTNSAIKNLPQQQGRAPQGQTQISFGGSPRSTSAPSPFVTGSPTNSSISNTTGGSLRTTPMSSKAGPSIPMLQPQPADNSSSSPGQKSSPVCGRNVPSILSTCPSHLSEVKY
- the LOC100252941 gene encoding protein TIME FOR COFFEE isoform X1; the encoded protein is MERNREARRTTMAATNGLSRRRQRSSSLRDTPEEDGQVDLPEAVRLRERGNKRERDRDFSNRKKRRRGEGFVQSGNEEGEESSEESVEDEEEYEEDDRAAWVIPPLTASSSLTSSHNNRRSFPPAAKVGRQTTAWKVTEEMIGVPVPRKARSASKKRSHHEYWISGGGGVEEQNHRHLSTSPAGRSIDALSPSASSPSVRKKMKPTGPKNRPPKVSKSSSASAHDEMDELEVAEVLFGLKKQSQCSKNQETNSSVSQKVDSKDSNGVVHDIKPSVSSPMAIPTQKSPQSSTLPQTISPSSKPVLGVAQKRKKLQAENPSNSDQDVAVKVDIEQSAKMEFSSSKLEKISSFSDETSEASNLGVSQASMSLEPQKQAIKPEELKPLTKESGGSQDGIVTKEKPVLPKVSSTKLDVDLEDSTEKKRISTVSEVESRQEEKFKIDLMAPPPMALSPERDGLTGLVSDPNLLAQDVEMKKEIVMKVEEKVEKTVKKEAVGERIEEKKTEIMGDKHESPRLDFDKEHESGNASSTKLQQQGQKQQSSPKASIIPKEDKTTQSSSLTLPIAVTGWPGGLPPLGYMPPLQTVVSMDGSSGSSTAVQPPHYPLSIPRPKRCATHQYIARNIYYHQQLTRMNPFWSAAAGSASLYGVAKPYNLNFMPPTENMILGKPLQGGFPGASLNSKQGKGQGTFPRHTGKEKSPEATNFMDAAQKKQLVIHQAPQPVQPGNLLHQAAVAATSNPSGPAKSATSSAKTSLSSNSAAGAPVNSSSLPPVVSFNYPNLPANDAPYLAILQNNGYPFPISTHVGAPPPLRGGTQSQAMPCFNGTFYSSQMFHPSQLHQQQPHSQPLVQQANQNTSASSGSSSSNKHPQTQQLRGTQISGNSFLTPTTMQSQQLQKQHVPSSHQSRKRDVELCGENTQSAVDARASHIQKNVYGQNFAVPVPPVNFALMPSATLAGGGNPGEKQPQHQSQQQGLKGGVELIPSQAFAMSFASFNGSNTASGINFSSMAQNPVIFQSLPDMVRHGYQVAPAAQMTQQKNYQISEGKIGNDSSNAEDGRKTIPGKSSNVGQSFNFCKPGSTDPSISTLMGTTVFDGSTRTLNFVSSPANLNRPSRTTTSPVAANGPSQQQQLIQLQKQHAIGSGRTKVPTSSNHQPSPSITTKFPNNHSVFPQNLVQSMSSAQSSLWKNSARTPASQVPAPSTNSAIKNLPQQQGRAPQGQTQISFGGSPRSTSAPSPFVTGSPTNSSISNTTGGSLRTTPMSSKAGPSIPMLQPQPADNSSSSPGQKSSPVCGRNVPSILSTCPSHLSEVKY